A region of the Antedon mediterranea chromosome 4, ecAntMedi1.1, whole genome shotgun sequence genome:
CGCGAAGTGGAGAAAGGAATGTTCATTAATGTGTTGTATaagttatttatgttttttgtcCATTTGTTCGTTTTTAACCTCCATAAATTCATTCTGCTCAGGGAATCAGAGACAACAGCCTTCATATTTTAATTTGCAAGAGATGTCTACaataagcctaggcctacatgacATTAGAATAACCCACTGAATGATTTTtctatttgtttgtttacatttttgttttaaatttgttattgtcATGACAAAATTCTAATGAAAAAATACgtccagtaggcctaggccctagatccgtgaaaaatacaatataatttcaaaatcttcgattgtaatttttttttatatatagaagTTAATATTTTCACCTATTCACTTTAAAAGATAAACATAATGAATTGTAGTGATAAACCATTTTGATCCCACAATTTAACGTCTGCAGTCTGCTCGTTAGAGTCGTAATACTTTCCCTGGCCTGGGCACATGTGGTCTGACAAATGGCctaataatatacttttcatTGACAATTTAGGCATACACTTTGTGTGTAGTCGTTTAGTTCTTTTATTCGAATGCATTTGGAAAAtcgtatttttaaaaaaacagtcCATCActcatattttgttatttaattcgttaaaataaaaagaaatactgACGTCATAACATAGTCGTTCCGTTAGCGTCCAAGGTTAATCGACTATTCTTTCCCGGATATACTTTTTGAATaggaatattgttttttaagttTTCGAAGTATTTATCAATTTCAACAACACAACTAACAGGTGTCAATAACTGTTTGagtagaaatatatagtttctTCGACTTTCGTGGGTGAAACTTGCACGTAGACCTAaaattaagctctgtttacactatcaaactaccaaatattgtagtgatatgacatcatcatgtccatatatgggcacatcacattttttttttgtcacataaagtttgatagtcaatacagagctttagattagaTCATAAGATGTCTGTAATAAAGTCAAAACTGAAATCCATTTAACCACGAACACCCTATGTAGATCtatcataataatcatttaacTTTATATAACATATTCTGTATCTATTATCATTAGTGACGCCTCTCATCTTGCGACATCACCATTTCCTCTGTTTTATGCCGTTTGGTTAGTGTTTTACACAGTTTCAATTCCCttttaactttaaattaatGTAGTATCATCCTCTTGGCCGTCTGCAGTTAAtagcatataggcctaaacagtAGATCTAATAATTAAGTAGACCTCCTTCTTTACTTGTTACTTACTTGTTTGCATAGCTAACCTCATTATTGGGGACATTTCGCCGTCATTGACATTATGTTAACATAGCACAACAATGAGAGACGttaattttgatgagaaggtcatggaacactaactaattttaaaaacaactaaaaacctGGGACCTGTAACCCTTGGTAGGGACCCTGACGGGTACTCTCCCTCCGGGTCAAAGGGGTCCCGAAACTCATCGGTGGGCAGGGGCGCTCATCTCCCTGTTTGAACTGACAGGAATGAATGCCTActgcaattataatttaattgtgATAGATTGTTAAAAGTTTACCACACCAAATACTTGTTTCTACTTGGAATGCACAAGATCAACTCTTGTTCTATTGTACTACTATTGTTTATGGTAGTTCACTAACGTTTGTCTCAACGTATGTTTTTAGCTCTGAAATTTAACACATATATACCTACCTACATTCATTGTATATAACTTAAAGTCTTTATGACTTATATGACTCCCCTCCCCCCTCCCCACATAATTACTTCATTGCATTATTATGTacgtattttattatattgtagaaataaattgatatttaaatcTTGGCTCTGAAACAAAATTCAGCACATACTGTACTACCTACATTCATGTATACATCTTGGATTGGAAATTCAACATACGTACAGTACATAAATTCATATCTTTATAGAGATGAGTCGAATTTGATAAAATGTCAGTGGACCAATGAGTGTATGTTTTTTTGGAAGTCATTTTTCCGTGGCACTTTGATATAAGTTTCAGTCACGTAATTTACCAGACGATTTAGGTTTATGCTATGTAGGTCGCTGTTAAACCTTTTCATAAATGTCTTGTTAATAAGCTGAGCATTAACGCGGTTCCCATTAGGAGGGTAGAACGCAGGAACACATGCACATTCcaagtattgaccaatcacaagtaatAGTTCAGATTACCTGTCGTCTCTGAGGTCAAAGTACTTGTGTAACACGATACGTCCAATTCACGTATACACATTGCGTCCTATTTACTTAAATCAAGCCTCTTATCCCAGTTTGTTACACACTGGACGTGCGTTTGTTCTTTGTAGTCCGGTCCAAACAATCATGTGTGCAAAACACGATATTCAGGCCCTGCTGTTAATTTCGAATGCATCACAATAAATTCTTTATGAAAACATAAAAATTCGGATATACCTGATTAGTTCTGAGTGAATGAGCCTGTACTAATTATCAAATATTTACACTGCCGCACACAGCTTGATATATCGTATATGACTAATTATTGGTTGATTCTAtagttttttttctgtttttcttttcattattttaaatcCTAACTATTCCTTGGCAATTTACGcttgattttttcttttttttttaaaccttctCTGTGTGAAATAAAgagaaatgtaaatattaaatacacatgGCAGTATATGTGTTATAAACTTAGAGTTCTGTAGAATGTAGAATAAACTTACAGTTTTcccatctaaagctctgtctacactatcaaacattatgtgacaaacaaatgtgttgTGCCTATATGTACGATTATGTCAtatgtatcactaccatatttgggcaaatcacacttttttttctaattagtttgatagtgtaaacagagctttactatAAACTCAGCGATTTACCCATCGGcgcaagtaggcctacctacagTAGTATTCCCCAACGTGGTTAGCATAACACTGGAGACTAAGCATCACAAGCTATGCCAATTTCCAAAGTTTTTTCTTCGACAAATTCAAACACACCTTTTGGGTTTGCACTTTAATACTGTAACATCATCAGTTAATTGAGGTTGAAAATAGTCACCACACACACATACAGTTTACAAATGAGGAAGTTACACGAGATTCGTTGTAAAGAAAGTTCATTAGACCTCGATAGTAAATTGTTTtctcattttattatataatttatagttttgCTAGATTCTGTATTATTGATTGTCAATGTATATCATCAATTTGGTTTTCGCACATTTTCAGTAGATTGAGAAAAGttcaaaactttaaaaaaaaaatagtccTCTCGCCTACCTGGTGGCTGAATACTACCATTAATAACACACCTGCACCCGTGGGTGTGATTTACAATCGCAGATGGAAGTTCCCTAGCCTTGTATTTTGATTGTCCATCACACCCTGTGGACACCGTACTGACTAGCCGTATTTACCGGCATAACTCTAGCCCTACGGGACCACAACCTCAGCTTCGCTAAACTTGACCTTCACCTAGAACTTGTTCAACTCACCaaattttaaatcgttttaacaAGTTCTGAAGTGTTGTAACacttatttaattgtttattaaatatgGATAACATTATAATCCACACTGGGAATTGACATAAAAGTTGTCatttttattatagtattttacaAGAACTTTTGTTTGAAGGTGACTTTTTAAAAAGTTCCAAAAAACTTGTGGAACAAAATGGAAAAACATATTTGTTCTCTTGAGAAAAGGTGATTCGTTTAgtgtatttacattttatttatatatatgtttttaatttaacacATTACATCATACAATATTATTCAGAAAATAagattttaaatgatttacaaTATGGTCCACTCTATAACGTACGGTAGTATAACAAAGAAAGACAAATAAGTTCAAAGTTTAAGTATAAGTTTAATATCAAAATGGTTAATGTAAATTAGAAATATGTTTGTATAATGAAACTTTATAACTATGAATAGAAGGATTGGTGGCAATCATTAATTACTCATGAGAATGCAGTTGTGTGTTTGAGGAATAACGTTGAGATCTTTGAAACATACTTCTCGTTCATCATTGAATACTCATTTAAGTGATTGCCCAATTGTAGATATACCGGTAATAAATAAAGATGTATTTAAATACTTTTAGGTCTTCGAGACAAATGTGAAGAATTGAAATCAACTGGCTGGGGGATTGGTATCACAACAAATCGACAAAAGCGTGATGCTCATCTTTATTTCCAGCTTAAGACTGACCGGTCCAAAACAGACAGCTTCGCATCGGCTCCCTTTCGTTACGACGTTCACCGATGGTACCACATCGCCGCTACCTACAATGAATCAACTATACAACTGTACATTAATGGTGCTATGGTGTCTGCAAAGAATGAACAACGAGGCCCACTCTTCAGCGAATTTAAACGGCAGTGTAAAGAGCTTGAATTTGGAGGTTCATTCGAATTTGGTGTCCAGTTCAGAGGTGCTGTAGATGACATGCGTATGTGGTCTAAAGTGTTATCGCATCGACAGGTTGCCCAGTTGTATAACAACCAATCACATTTGTTTCAAGATAATAACGTCACTGACAAACTAGTTTTCTGGGATCCGTTTGATAATTTCACAAGTTGGACAAATATAGATGATGAGTTTCCAGATCTTATTCCATCAGATCTCTCCAGCAAGAAGCATGACTTAAGTTTAAAAACTCCGAAATGTGGTATAACTGTATGTGATAATCCAATTGTAATGAGGTCGTATATAGACAGAAGTTCTCTGCGTCGTCCAAAACTAGTACGCTACCGATTGATCAACATAGCAAACGACGACGGTTCAAACCCAATGTTGTCGCAGGAACAAATTGAGAGGCAGCATAACGAACTTAATAAAGCATTTAATAGATATAACATTACTTTTCTGAGACACGATCATTTAATAAGAAACAGTACTTTGCGGAGAACAAGAATCATTCCCGTTTGTGAATCTGAAGATGTTGGAAATGGCAGGTGTGATCCGCTGTGTAGTCCACGGTATACTGGCAACGACGGGGGTGATTGTGATGTCTTTGATGCAAGATGTCCGCTATCTCGGATTGGTAATGGAAGGTGTGATTCGAACTGTAACAAGGCGTATTATGATTGGGATGAAGGAGATTGCTGTGACCCTGACGTCACCGACACTTTTGAAACGTGTATTGATCCATCTTCACAATACTGGTAAGTATAATAtcacaatattattatcataatattattatcaaattttacAGATTTTCCAATTTTCACGATAAAGTTTACAGGTAAATTTGCGGTAGTCCTATGCTGTTTTCAACGACTATCTTTAGCTACAACCATCCGATGTACCACCTTCATCATCATAACTTCCAATtcatttgaattatttaataaagagtgcttatataccaatagcacatattgtatgtaaataagtaagtaattagcataataaaacAAGGAATGTTGGCAACAACCAATCATATGGCAAGTATGACGCCCAAGGCTTCTCACATTTTTCAACATCTGCAGGATTCAGAACGGTGTAAGGCCCTCGCTAATGCGGGTTGCTTCACCGTTCTGGATTCTGCAGATTCCGCTTCAAAGAAGCCCTCCACATCTCGTTGAGTAAACCTTCCTTGAACAAACAAATCTATACTTAGGCGTCACACTTGCCATATGATAGGTTGTTGCCTACATTCCTTgttttattatgctaattacttacttatttacatacaatatgCAACCAatatgagaatagtttctcgaaacatgtcacatttacattttaaggcaatttgcctttttattaaatgccttGTTATAGTCATCCTAACTCATTTGAATTACTTATCAAGTTATGTTGCTTTTCAGTATGTTCATGGGAGAAAGAGAATTCAAGACAGCAATTGGATTGGAATCGGTTGAATACTTAAACATCTACATTGCTGAATACATTGACGAAGCATTGTTGGGGGCAGCGACCATGCCGTGGGATTTTGGTGTTTATAGTGCTCGTGGTAAGTCCATCTCCTAAAGCATTGCTTTCTTAAATCctttgtgtttatttaatttaaaaagaaaggttcaacaaaataaatttttggaaagaaataaaattagAGAAAAACCTCTCCTtctattaatttcatattactaTTTTCTAGAATCATGCAATTtaaatttaggcctaaaatgttgtttattaaaaGTGTATTGGTTCATCCGTAGGTGGTATTATCATGCATGCTAACGCATATGGTGCACCAGACGTTATGAACTCTGTTATCCACGAGGTTGGTCACAGCCTTGGCTTATGGCATGTCTTCCATGGCGTCACAGAGATACCTTGCAGTGAGGAGTGTTTTGAGACTGAGCCTAGCTTAGAACTTGGCGATATGATAGCCGATACCAATCCAACACCTCAGAATGAATATTGTCGGGATCCGTTACCCGCTGAGACTGGTGGGCGTTGCGGTTTGACCGACTTCTACAACACGCCATTCACAAATTACATGAGCTATGCAAGTAAGTAAAGACATTGTTTATCTAACCAAAACGTTTTTGTCTGCTAACTACTAAACGTCAATGGGAAAACTAATTGAAAAAACCTCAATCAACAAGattcactaacaatatttaatgTACCATCGGAAGTATTTGTGAGGCGTTTGTAAACCTTGTTGCTTTGTGTGTTTAAAAAACAGTTATAAATTCGTTTCGTCCgatagaaaaaaatgtattgctgGGTTACTGTAGAACGGCAATTACTGTATCACTAacttaattgttttttttttctttttgtagatGATTCTTGTACGAGTTCATTTACTCCTCAGCAGACGGCTCGCATGCATTGTTATCTTGATCTCTTCTATCAGTCATGGCAACAAGACAGAGAACCTTCAGTGATGCCTTTACCGCCAAATGTGATCTCCAAATTAGACGATTCGGTTACCTTGACATGGCAGCCTCCTCTTAGCGGACACAACGTCGCATTGAACTCAGAACTATGCCATGATTGCGTGACGGGAGATGTTCTCGTACAGTATGGCGACTCAGCTTTCTCGCCGCATTCTAAAAAACGTTACGGTGATTATTCACCACAGCAAGCAACAGGTTAGTGTTTACCGGTattaagctccgtctacactagtttgacagCAAAAGTGGGATGTGCTCAAATGGTACTAATATGACAtaatcgtgtccatatatgggcacatcacaatttgttgTCATATAAAACTTTACAGGTAGCGTGACGCCGTATCCACATATATTCAACTGTGTTTACATGCATTAGAGCTAATTTTATACAAATCATTcaaaataatatgtttatgtGCATTATAGGCCCTCCAAACGCTGCGAAATGTTCCATTAACCACCGTGCCTGGTGGATTGATCGAACCAAGTGCAAGTACTGCAAACTAAAGGTAAATTTCAAGTACCCAGTGGTTCCTTCAAGACTAACCCTGTGGGTAACAAAAGTAGGCACTAGAGACACGGCAATCTATGACATCGAATTAGTGACTGTCAACAGAACTCGCATCAGCTTAGGCGCCGCCGACGTTTATTGTGATATTCCGTACAGTACAAAAATCAACAACGTAAATGAAGAAGTTAAATCTGTCATAATCTACACAAATGGTCTGTATGTTGGAATTGATGCCGTCCAGTTGATTTCAAGACCTGGGCACAGCGGTTGTAAGTTTTGTAAACCAGTTAATTATCTCCTGACAAGAAGTCCTCAATTTGACGACGGAGAAGAAAAACTAGTGGATTCTACAACATTTGTGGACAAGTAAGTTTCTATGaataatttttttgaaatttcttcaatacaatacattctatGCGTTTCTTACCTTAACTGTATACCGTAATCgtaaaatatttagttttattgtATTTCTAGCTCCGTCAACGAATTAACAGAATATACGTATCGTGTTAGTGTCAGCTCAGAAAATATAATAACTGATTTATCTCCACCACTTGTAATCGGAACTGGATTTCGTTTTTGCGGAAATGGTATACGTGAGAGGTAAGCGTATATTcgattaatttacattttttctacTGAAACACTTTTGGAAAATTCCCgtcaaataatatttatagtagGGAGTTGTGACAGTCGACTGGTTAGGACACTTGGCTATCATACAATCCACCCATTCCCGGTACGATCTCGCCTGTACATGAATCTTGAAAAATAGGCATCTGTGGAGGAAATTGCGAGACTTCATACAATTGAGATTCTGATAACTCATACTCCACGCACCTTTTTGTTCTTTTAAAGTTTGTGCACAGAATAATGTAGACCTATAATTCTACTTTCAGATAAAAAACAGTCTAATAAATAACAGTTTTGTTCTTAATTCCTGTTTAGTGACGAGTCGTGTGATGATGGTAACGTGTTCAACAATGATGGATGTAATGTCAACTGCAAAGAAGAAACGGGTTTTAAATGTACTGGTAAGTTCTTGTTTAGGGTGGTGGCAAGGAGGAACCGTGTGGCTCTCTACCGTTACAAGTTATTATGTGTTCCTTTGAATTTGATGCATAATTCtcattcaacaatttttttaggTGAGCCTAGCCTCTGTTATCGTTATGATGGTGACGGTCACTGCGAGGATTTTGAGAAGGAGACTAACGTTGCAGATTGTGGTTTTTATACTCCACCTAGATTCTATGATCAGTGGGCTTCGTACGCCCGAGGCAACCCACAGTATCAAGGCCCAGAATGCCCAGAGAGTGCTATCTATGGGGAACCATCGAGAAACCaggtaaatatataatttaaaataaacagaaCATGTAATTTTTGCTCAGCTTTTCCTGAATAATCTTTCTGAATATCTCCTGTAAATATTAAGGGGTAAATACGGTACCTTATTAAAATGATAGAAGGACTACGCTAATGATTCTTTTAACTTTTATGTTTTACTCAGGTTTGTACCTACGAATTAAAGGAAGATTTTGTGTGGTATCCCTGCAGAGCTGGTTTCCTCGACCATAATCTTTGGTTGAAGGTAAGTTAACAaacacaacatttattttttggcTGGaacaatttgttgtttttgctAAGATTAATTGGAAATATACCTGGCCGAGTAATACTAGTATGTTTATTGATGAAATtgaaaatgttgtttttctCCCCTCCATTTTAGGTTGGATTTCCAAAGGCAGTAGTTGTAACTAGTGTTCTACTCTATATCACTGGTGACGGTGTCGCGCCGCTGACACCAACTCCTACACGGGCATCGGTTACGTTAGTTGACACCAGAGGTAggctaaaacattttacaaatttgTGTAAAGTAAACTAAACTACTATTTTCTCAAAGAAAAGTTTGATTTTTCAATTCTGTAGactgttttgtttaattttacaaaatgttctaCTCTTTACACTATTTTCATTGTATTATTTCTCTGTGTTTTTATATAGgaattatacatttattggACAGAAATGTACCACTTCGGTGTACCTCAAATCCAGCCACTTTTAATGTAAAACACGACCTCAACGATCCGTTTTACTACTCACGAGAAGTATTTATCGAGTTGGACTACAAAGATGTTAGAATTTCAGGTGTTCGTCTGAGATCTTTGAAGGCGTTTGACCCGCTTGTTCTACAGTCGTGTGGTGACGATTACTTGTACAGTCCAGCTACAAGACAGTGTAACCGCTATTCGTGCGAATTGCCAACATGTGTCGTCCCGGAGGCAAGACACGCAACACTCAACCGACAAGTGGGTGATGTTGTAAACGAAGGAGAAACCTACACTGTAAAATGCGACAAAGGTTACAGACCAGTTGAAAAATATGAGGTAAGTTTGACCAAACTCTCTGCAAAATTACAATTTTGGAAACAATTGACATGTTCTGTCACGTAACTGAAACATTCTAACGTTTTGTGAGAAATGGCCGATAATCTATaagttattttaacatttatattttggtttattttagaTAATGTGTGTTAACGGGCAGTGGGAAGAACATCACGCAATGTGTAAGCCTGTTGACTGTGGTTTTCCTAGAATAACGTACGCAATCACGTCATGTCCAGAAGGAACACTCTATAATCGTACCTGCAATTTCAAGTGC
Encoded here:
- the LOC140047273 gene encoding pappalysin-1-like, which gives rise to MDYAAYFAGTSGLLRLTNIETIPRGNFSISFWMKPEGGQFGKTDVLRLRDKCEELKSTGWGIGITTNRQKRDAHLYFQLKTDRSKTDSFASAPFRYDVHRWYHIAATYNESTIQLYINGAMVSAKNEQRGPLFSEFKRQCKELEFGGSFEFGVQFRGAVDDMRMWSKVLSHRQVAQLYNNQSHLFQDNNVTDKLVFWDPFDNFTSWTNIDDEFPDLIPSDLSSKKHDLSLKTPKCGITVCDNPIVMRSYIDRSSLRRPKLVRYRLINIANDDGSNPMLSQEQIERQHNELNKAFNRYNITFLRHDHLIRNSTLRRTRIIPVCESEDVGNGRCDPLCSPRYTGNDGGDCDVFDARCPLSRIGNGRCDSNCNKAYYDWDEGDCCDPDVTDTFETCIDPSSQYCMFMGEREFKTAIGLESVEYLNIYIAEYIDEALLGAATMPWDFGVYSARGGIIMHANAYGAPDVMNSVIHEVGHSLGLWHVFHGVTEIPCSEECFETEPSLELGDMIADTNPTPQNEYCRDPLPAETGGRCGLTDFYNTPFTNYMSYANDSCTSSFTPQQTARMHCYLDLFYQSWQQDREPSVMPLPPNVISKLDDSVTLTWQPPLSGHNVALNSELCHDCVTGDVLVQYGDSAFSPHSKKRYGDYSPQQATGPPNAAKCSINHRAWWIDRTKCKYCKLKVNFKYPVVPSRLTLWVTKVGTRDTAIYDIELVTVNRTRISLGAADVYCDIPYSTKINNVNEEVKSVIIYTNGLYVGIDAVQLISRPGHSGCKFCKPVNYLLTRSPQFDDGEEKLVDSTTFVDNSVNELTEYTYRVSVSSENIITDLSPPLVIGTGFRFCGNGIRESDESCDDGNVFNNDGCNVNCKEETGFKCTGEPSLCYRYDGDGHCEDFEKETNVADCGFYTPPRFYDQWASYARGNPQYQGPECPESAIYGEPSRNQVCTYELKEDFVWYPCRAGFLDHNLWLKVGFPKAVVVTSVLLYITGDGVAPLTPTPTRASVTLVDTRGIIHLLDRNVPLRCTSNPATFNVKHDLNDPFYYSREVFIELDYKDVRISGVRLRSLKAFDPLVLQSCGDDYLYSPATRQCNRYSCELPTCVVPEARHATLNRQVGDVVNEGETYTVKCDKGYRPVEKYEIMCVNGQWEEHHAMCKPVDCGFPRITYAITSCPEGTLYNRTCNFKCTPPAKMQGSDKSITCLEDGGYSLPNSFCQQQCEPPQVPDNSFQIPNQPLSYNIGSYVIFRCKAGYQIKDNPKGRRIRLKCGDDLEWSGSSCVRIECSPPPAIYRGLYNCSNGRYFHSECRINCPDTIDRVATVTCLKKGWDQTWDEAFAVCHQHMESHHCSEPQSSNEVEFTCDRNPYAIGTHCAAACNAYGHEAVVTDNGVPTNMWKSQPKYIACTAQRQWYPDPSVVSCVKGCQEDFVRDGFCDGVNNRAYCNWDGGDCCESTAIDNKVTTFLPNCKAECKCLDPNADENIQKPENV